Below is a window of Candidatus Zixiibacteriota bacterium DNA.
GCCCACCAGCGAGAATATTTTTGTTCCCTTGCTGTTATCAGTGCCGATGTTTGAGTACCAGTCGGCACCGTTTTGAATGATGTGGGGAATATTAGCCCATGTTTCCACGTTGTTAATGGTGGTGGGTTTTCCCCATAAACCGACCTGGGTGGGAAAAGGTGGTCTTGATCTGGGGAAAGCGCGCCGGCCCTCTATGGAAGCCATGAGGGAAGTCTCTTCTCCGGAGACAAAGGCACCCGCCCCTTGAAACACCTGAATGTCAAATCCGAAGCCGGAGCCGAGAACGGACTCGCCCAATAGCCCGTGTTCTCTGGCCTGACTTAGAGCGATCTTCACATGTTTTACAGCAAGAGGATATTCCGCCCTGACGTAGACAAAACCGGCTGAAGCGCCAATGGCAAAGGCTCCAATGATCATACCTTCTATGACGCTGTGAGGATTACCTTCGAGCACGCTTCGATCCATGAATGCCCCCGGGTCTCCTTCGTCTGCGTTGCAAATCACATACTTGATGTCAGAAACGGTGCTACGGCAGCTCTCCCATTTTTTCCCTGTCGGGAAGCCCGCTCCCCCCCTTCCTCTTAAGCCGGATGCTTTGATTTCAGCAATAACTTCCTCGGGTGTCATATCTCGAAGCACCTTCACCAGGGCCTGATAACCATTGAGGGCTATGTAGTCCTTGATATCGGTCGGATCTATTAACCCGTTGTTTTCCAATACGATGCGCTTTTGTTGATTGTAGAAGGGGATATCTTTTTCGCGAACGATTCTTTTCTTTGTATTGAGATCGCGATAAAGAAGCGTTTCAATGATGTTCTTGTTTACTATTGTCTCTGAGACTATTTTTTCGACGTCCTTGATTTTGGCCTTTTCATAGAAAATGCCCTCAGGGTGGATAACAACAATCGGCCCTCTCTCACAGAAACCATGACATCCTGTCATCCGGATGTCGACAGATTTTTCCATCCCCTGCTTCCTGATCTCTTCCCTGAATACGCCGACGAGCCCGGTGGCTCCCTGGGTCTGACAACCGGTTCCGCCGCAGACCGTTATACAAGGCTTATTCGCACTTCTGGCCTGCAAAACCTCGGCTCTAATCTCTTCCAAGTGTTTAGCATTGACGTGATTTTTCATATGACCGCATCACCCTCTCGTTCATCTTTAGATCCATATTTTTGAATGAGTCCCTCAACTTCCTTTATTTTCATCAGCCCGTGGTAATCGGTGTCAACTGCGACAATGGGACCCAAGGCGCAGGCTCCAAGACAGTTCACCGTTTCCAATGTAAACATTCTATCGTCAGTAGTCTTGCCCGGTTCTATGTGAAGCCATCTTCTGAATTCATCCAGGATGCTCAACGAACCTCTTACATGGCAGGCGGTTCCCATACAAACCTTGATCGTGCATTTCCCCGGTTCGACAAACTTGAACTGCGAATAGAATGAAGCTACCCCGAAGATCTGATTCTCGGAAATTCTCAGGAATGGGGCAATGTTCCTGACGGCATCTTCGGAGATGTACCCGAATACCTCCTGAATCCTCTGGAGAATCGGGATTAATTCCCCTTCTTCACCCTGGAATTCCGTGAACAGGCCGGCAAAACTGCTGTTTATCACTGCATATCCTCCCCTTGGGGTTTAGATAGATTCTTTTTCAAGTTAATCCTCGCGTCTCGTTTGAGCCAGAAAGATGCAATCGGTCAGTTGTGCCTCTCCCCGCACGACATCCTCGGCGAATGACAGGCAGGTCGGCGCTCCGCAGCAGCCGCAATCCATCTGGCGCAGTTTCTGATATATTCTTTCTCTTTCTTTCATTCTCTTGATCGATGTCTCCAGATCGGTATCGAAATACTTTGTATCACGAGGGAGAATCGGATTCTCCAGATCGAAATATCCCTCTCGCAGACGATTGTTGATATACTCGTCATTGGTTTTTATCAGATTGGCATATTTGCTCTGCTGCTTGATACTGTTGGTACGGGCGACATAGGGGTTTTCGACTCCGAATGCTCCGCCCACGCACCCCAGCATGCAGGTCATCGCCTCCACATAATGGACATTGCGAATCCGGGAGTTTTCAATATCGTCAAAGATCTTCATCACATGGTCCAGGCCGGAGACGGCCAGCCAGTCCTCCAACGCCGAGGCGATCGTAACGGCGCCGAAAGTGGTCCAGCTGCTGTTGAATGAAAAGTCCTCGGGTACCTGACTTTCATCAAACTTTTCTCTTATTTCGGCGATCAGCGGCACGAGCGCGGAATAAACCTCTTTGATCGATACGGCCCCGTCAAAATACGA
It encodes the following:
- a CDS encoding 4Fe-4S binding protein; amino-acid sequence: MAEYYHAHKVIPEKCRGHMACVRQCPTQAIRIRNGKAVISEELCVDCGTCISACPSGAIVPITDPLAEISHFKYKIVVPSPVLYAQFDSSIHPYIIHRAFKKMGFDEVVDVSTSYAALARALYKYIKQAGVRRPQISSHCPSIIRLIQVRFPDLVEQIVPLDVPREVTAREIRKEMPRSLGLRPRDIGIVYVAPCPAIIVSIKQPAEKARSYFDGAVSIKEVYSALVPLIAEIREKFDESQVPEDFSFNSSWTTFGAVTIASALEDWLAVSGLDHVMKIFDDIENSRIRNVHYVEAMTCMLGCVGGAFGVENPYVARTNSIKQQSKYANLIKTNDEYINNRLREGYFDLENPILPRDTKYFDTDLETSIKRMKERERIYQKLRQMDCGCCGAPTCLSFAEDVVRGEAQLTDCIFLAQTRRED
- a CDS encoding NADH-quinone oxidoreductase subunit NuoF — encoded protein: MKNHVNAKHLEEIRAEVLQARSANKPCITVCGGTGCQTQGATGLVGVFREEIRKQGMEKSVDIRMTGCHGFCERGPIVVIHPEGIFYEKAKIKDVEKIVSETIVNKNIIETLLYRDLNTKKRIVREKDIPFYNQQKRIVLENNGLIDPTDIKDYIALNGYQALVKVLRDMTPEEVIAEIKASGLRGRGGAGFPTGKKWESCRSTVSDIKYVICNADEGDPGAFMDRSVLEGNPHSVIEGMIIGAFAIGASAGFVYVRAEYPLAVKHVKIALSQAREHGLLGESVLGSGFGFDIQVFQGAGAFVSGEETSLMASIEGRRAFPRSRPPFPTQVGLWGKPTTINNVETWANIPHIIQNGADWYSNIGTDNSKGTKIFSLVGKINNTGLVEVPMGITLRQIIYDIGGGIKSEKKIKKKFKAVQTGGPSGGCLPEDMLDLPIDYETLAKAGSIMGSGGMIVMDEDTCMVDLARYFLNFTQEESCGKCSPCRIGTAQMVEILNRITQGNGEEADIERLENLANTIKNNSLCGLGQTAPNPVLTTLRYFRSEYLLHVKEKHCPASVCKELIEYRVIPEKCTGCQRCVSACPTGAITGPRAQSHNLDPSKCIKCRACYEICRFDAIAGDAIVIRSRGRVADEQVI
- a CDS encoding NAD(P)H-dependent oxidoreductase subunit E encodes the protein MINSSFAGLFTEFQGEEGELIPILQRIQEVFGYISEDAVRNIAPFLRISENQIFGVASFYSQFKFVEPGKCTIKVCMGTACHVRGSLSILDEFRRWLHIEPGKTTDDRMFTLETVNCLGACALGPIVAVDTDYHGLMKIKEVEGLIQKYGSKDEREGDAVI